In a single window of the Streptomyces sp. NBC_00353 genome:
- a CDS encoding DUF302 domain-containing protein gives MTLTAPHTMTRLHIPTGIGFDEFRRRFEQSAPLFDAAATVRITERGGTWDDVRATIAAQAPNGLLIFHTIDATALMAAAGHRTKVVEYLLGNHVTAEKMFRHDHTALLYAPLRILISGDDSDMAVFTIDQPSTVFGGIGIQEVAEVGVQLDRDVAGLLQEIGVEPPSELTDSVASSSS, from the coding sequence ATGACCCTGACTGCACCGCATACCATGACCCGCCTCCACATTCCGACAGGAATAGGATTCGACGAGTTCCGGCGCCGCTTCGAACAGTCGGCCCCGCTCTTCGATGCCGCCGCCACGGTGCGTATCACTGAGAGGGGCGGCACCTGGGACGACGTGCGGGCCACTATCGCCGCCCAGGCGCCGAATGGCTTGTTGATTTTCCACACCATCGACGCCACTGCGCTGATGGCGGCTGCAGGACACCGGACCAAGGTCGTCGAGTACCTGCTCGGCAATCATGTGACTGCGGAGAAAATGTTCCGGCATGACCATACGGCCCTGCTGTACGCGCCACTGCGGATCCTGATCAGCGGCGATGACTCTGACATGGCGGTCTTCACGATCGACCAGCCCAGCACGGTTTTCGGCGGCATCGGGATTCAGGAAGTCGCCGAGGTGGGTGTCCAGCTCGACCGCGACGTAGCAGGACTTCTCCAGGAAATCGGAGTCGAACCGCCCTCGGAGCTCACCGACTCGGTAGCCTCTTCCTCTTCCTGA
- a CDS encoding amidase family protein: MGASHVSSTTVPFNLTGHPALSMRFGTSSDGMPIGVQLAANPYAESTILHIALLLETLSPARDQHPAL, from the coding sequence ATGGGCGCTTCCCACGTATCGTCGACGACTGTCCCGTTCAACCTGACGGGACATCCGGCCCTGTCGATGCGATTCGGGACCAGCAGCGACGGCATGCCCATCGGCGTGCAGCTGGCGGCCAACCCGTACGCGGAGTCGACGATCCTGCACATCGCCTTACTCCTGGAGACACTCAGCCCCGCGCGCGACCAGCACCCCGCCCTCTGA
- a CDS encoding HEAT repeat domain-containing protein gives MADRFPEITSMEEFIRLRQSEDPAEFKRSAWATLPLPVWWDLVRNHPDMRFWVAHNRTVPPEILAELIEDPDWRVRDRVASKRNCPSELLERLVDDPHDSVRRLVAGHPRSPRSAVARLVDDPWPVVAQEARVRLAKWPSAGSSEPS, from the coding sequence ATGGCGGACCGTTTCCCTGAGATCACCTCAATGGAGGAGTTCATCCGGCTGCGACAGAGTGAGGACCCGGCGGAGTTCAAGCGCTCGGCGTGGGCAACTCTCCCGCTGCCCGTCTGGTGGGACCTGGTGCGCAACCATCCCGACATGCGTTTTTGGGTTGCGCATAACAGGACGGTGCCGCCGGAGATCCTGGCCGAGCTGATCGAGGATCCGGACTGGCGGGTCCGGGACCGGGTGGCGAGCAAGCGCAACTGTCCGTCTGAGCTGTTGGAACGGTTGGTCGACGATCCGCATGACTCTGTGCGGCGGCTCGTTGCAGGTCATCCACGCTCGCCGCGGTCGGCTGTTGCGCGTTTGGTTGACGACCCGTGGCCGGTCGTTGCGCAGGAGGCGCGTGTTCGGCTGGCCAAGTGGCCGTCCGCAGGGTCGTCCGAGCCTTCCTGA
- a CDS encoding sensor histidine kinase, protein MTRTEYPWLLPSAMADPELPGDQGRRARRTVRDWVVDITAFLCAAAIGAAAAGAIDADRTTPDGVVFIDSLIGAAACCALWTRRRWPVGLAVTLTLLSIVEPVAAGALLVALFSVAVHRPFRPVAAVGVLALAVAPVQPYLRPDPATSFLASTVVGMLLVLLVLSWGMVVRSRRQLVVTLRERARRAEAEAGLRAEQAQRLAREAIAREMHDVLAHRLTLLSVHAGALEFRPDAPPAEVGRAAGVIRDSAHEALQDLREIIGVLRSPGDGDNGDGNRPQPTLATLDALIAESRLAGMEVILDNRVADPVTAPGATGRTVYRIAQEGLTNARKHAPGTEVTITVTGGPGDGLTIEVRNPAPVEPFERVPGSGQGLIGLTERATLAGGRLDHGPEPDGGFVVRAWLPWSS, encoded by the coding sequence ATGACGCGCACGGAGTACCCCTGGCTGCTGCCCTCGGCGATGGCCGATCCCGAGCTGCCCGGTGACCAGGGCCGCAGAGCCCGCCGCACGGTGCGGGACTGGGTCGTCGACATCACCGCCTTCCTCTGCGCGGCGGCGATCGGCGCGGCCGCGGCCGGCGCCATCGACGCCGACCGCACCACCCCCGACGGCGTCGTCTTCATCGACTCGCTGATCGGCGCTGCGGCCTGCTGCGCCCTGTGGACACGGCGGCGGTGGCCGGTCGGCCTCGCCGTGACCCTGACACTGCTCTCCATCGTCGAACCGGTAGCCGCCGGGGCCCTGCTCGTGGCGCTGTTCAGCGTCGCGGTGCACCGGCCGTTCAGACCGGTGGCCGCCGTCGGCGTGCTCGCCCTGGCCGTCGCGCCCGTACAGCCTTATCTGCGCCCCGACCCGGCAACCTCGTTCCTCGCGTCCACGGTCGTCGGCATGCTTCTGGTCCTGCTGGTGCTGAGCTGGGGCATGGTCGTACGGTCCAGACGCCAGCTCGTCGTCACGCTTCGCGAGCGTGCCCGCCGGGCCGAGGCGGAGGCCGGACTCCGTGCCGAACAGGCCCAGCGGCTGGCCCGCGAGGCCATCGCGCGCGAGATGCACGATGTGCTCGCCCACCGGCTGACCCTCCTCAGCGTCCACGCGGGCGCCCTCGAATTCCGCCCCGACGCGCCACCGGCCGAGGTCGGCCGGGCCGCCGGGGTCATCCGGGACAGTGCGCACGAGGCGCTCCAGGACCTCCGCGAGATCATCGGCGTTCTCCGGAGCCCCGGCGACGGCGACAACGGGGACGGCAACCGGCCGCAGCCCACCCTCGCCACCCTGGACGCACTGATCGCCGAATCCCGCCTGGCGGGGATGGAGGTCATCCTCGACAACCGCGTCGCCGACCCGGTCACCGCGCCCGGTGCCACCGGCCGCACCGTCTACCGCATCGCTCAGGAGGGCCTGACCAACGCCCGTAAACACGCCCCCGGCACCGAGGTCACCATCACCGTCACCGGCGGACCGGGCGACGGACTCACCATCGAGGTACGCAACCCGGCACCCGTCGAACCGTTCGAGCGGGTCCCCGGCTCCGGCCAGGGCCTCATCGGTCTGACCGAGCGCGCCACCCTCGCGGGTGGCCGCCTCGACCACGGCCCGGAACCTGACGGCGGATTCGTCGTCCGGGCCTGGCTACCGTGGTCCTCATGA
- a CDS encoding transposase family protein, with the protein MLVYPSSIDLSSGTLRYLTTRLRARQREIGTRWRRLPVGRQALLVLAHLRCGDTYARLAAGFGIGVATVYRYIREVIDVLAAAAPTLTEAMKIVQAKAFVILDGTLLPIDRIAADTPYYSGKHKRHGMNVQVLTDPFGRLLWASPALPGSTHDLTAARRHGIIDALTEADVKCWADKAYQGAGRPVRVPFRGRLLKRWKRRHNSTHAKIRCLGEQAMATLKGWRLLRKLRCGTNRITDIVKAVVVLHHAST; encoded by the coding sequence GTGCTTGTCTACCCCTCGTCGATTGATCTGTCCAGCGGCACCCTGCGCTACCTGACCACGCGGCTCCGTGCCCGGCAGCGAGAGATCGGGACCCGGTGGCGACGGCTGCCTGTCGGCCGTCAGGCCCTGCTCGTCCTCGCCCACCTGCGGTGCGGGGACACCTACGCGCGGCTCGCCGCCGGGTTCGGCATCGGCGTCGCGACCGTGTACCGATACATACGTGAGGTGATCGACGTCCTGGCCGCCGCCGCGCCGACCCTGACCGAGGCGATGAAGATCGTACAGGCGAAAGCCTTCGTGATCCTGGACGGCACCCTGCTGCCGATCGACCGGATCGCCGCCGACACCCCGTACTACTCCGGAAAACACAAACGCCACGGCATGAACGTCCAGGTCCTCACCGACCCGTTCGGTCGACTGCTGTGGGCCTCGCCGGCATTGCCCGGATCGACCCATGACCTGACCGCCGCGCGGCGCCACGGCATCATCGACGCGCTCACCGAGGCCGACGTGAAGTGCTGGGCGGACAAGGCTTACCAGGGCGCCGGGCGCCCCGTCCGGGTGCCGTTCAGGGGCCGTCTGCTCAAGCGCTGGAAGCGGCGACACAACAGTACCCACGCCAAGATCCGCTGTCTCGGCGAGCAGGCCATGGCCACCCTGAAGGGCTGGCGCCTCCTGCGAAAGCTCCGCTGCGGCACCAACCGGATCACCGACATTGTGAAGGCCGTCGTCGTCCTTCACCACGCCTCAACCTGA
- a CDS encoding response regulator transcription factor → MTTPRDPVAPPVRLLIVDDDPLVRAGLTLMLGGVDDITVVGEGADGSEVADLVDRHRPDVVLMDIRMPTMDGLTATEALRSRPDAPEVVVLTTFHADEQVLRAIRAGAAGFVLKDTPPARIVDSVRRVAAGDPVLSPAVTRQLMARAAGGADSRPARAERARQRIASLAEREREVAVAVGRGRSNAEIAATLYLSVATVKTHVSRILARFGFNNRVQIALLVHDAGLLDEEGDSTGDVG, encoded by the coding sequence ATGACCACCCCCAGGGATCCCGTGGCGCCGCCCGTCCGGCTGCTCATCGTCGACGACGACCCGCTCGTACGGGCCGGGCTGACGCTCATGCTCGGCGGCGTCGACGACATCACCGTCGTGGGGGAGGGTGCGGACGGCTCCGAGGTCGCGGATCTCGTCGACCGGCACCGCCCCGATGTGGTGCTGATGGACATCAGGATGCCGACCATGGACGGGCTGACCGCGACCGAGGCACTGCGCAGCAGACCCGACGCGCCCGAGGTCGTCGTCCTCACCACGTTCCACGCCGACGAGCAGGTGCTGCGGGCCATCCGCGCCGGAGCCGCAGGATTTGTCCTGAAGGACACCCCGCCCGCGCGGATCGTCGACTCGGTGCGGCGGGTCGCGGCCGGTGACCCCGTGCTGTCCCCCGCCGTCACCCGGCAGCTCATGGCTCGTGCCGCGGGCGGCGCCGACAGCCGGCCGGCCCGGGCCGAACGGGCCCGGCAGCGGATCGCCTCCCTCGCCGAGCGGGAGCGCGAGGTCGCGGTCGCCGTCGGGCGAGGCCGGTCCAACGCGGAGATCGCCGCGACCCTGTATCTCAGCGTGGCCACCGTCAAGACCCATGTGTCGCGCATTCTCGCGAGGTTCGGCTTCAACAACCGCGTTCAGATTGCGCTGTTGGTGCACGACGCGGGTCTGCTCGACGAGGAGGGCGACTCCACCGGCGACGTAGGGTGA